The Microbacterium luteum genome includes a region encoding these proteins:
- a CDS encoding TetR/AcrR family transcriptional regulator, with the protein MDSGARVGRPKASSRETLAEAACELFLEQGFAATSIVDITRRAGVSRSSFFNYFASKSDILWSGFDERLDVVARSLSDGVEVDAALRSFAEAFAPDSLALGIVNAAIMGIESDLESERARRQLRLSGLIADRLRAPADDSAAADIDGAARAAAIFSAVWRWAGSGPGTSSLPDEVTAALALVLPR; encoded by the coding sequence GTGGACAGTGGAGCGCGTGTCGGCCGACCCAAGGCGTCTTCGCGCGAGACGCTCGCCGAGGCGGCCTGCGAGCTCTTCCTCGAACAGGGCTTCGCGGCGACGTCGATCGTGGACATCACGCGGCGCGCGGGTGTGAGCCGGTCGAGCTTCTTCAACTACTTCGCCTCCAAGTCCGACATCCTGTGGAGCGGGTTCGACGAGCGGCTCGACGTGGTCGCGCGATCGCTGAGCGACGGCGTCGAGGTGGATGCCGCGCTCCGCTCCTTCGCCGAGGCGTTCGCGCCGGACAGTCTCGCGCTCGGGATCGTGAACGCGGCGATCATGGGCATCGAGAGCGATCTCGAGTCCGAACGCGCCCGCCGCCAGCTGCGGCTGAGCGGTCTGATCGCGGACCGGCTTCGCGCTCCGGCGGACGATTCCGCCGCCGCGGACATCGACGGGGCGGCGCGCGCGGCCGCCATCTTCAGCGCCGTATGGCGGTGGGCCGGGTCGGGCCCCGGAACGTCGTCTCTCCCTGACGAGGTGACGGCGGCGCTGGCGCTCGTGCTGCCGCGCTGA